A single window of Rhizobium sp. CCGE531 DNA harbors:
- a CDS encoding alpha/beta hydrolase — MAPQTKASSEQVEKLIGTLRDSNAMSGPDLVQRRAGFEKFMASTPGPARVQIRHVDANGVDADLIWPARLHHPIGRRAILYLHGGGFYSGSLRTHINIAGALAKAASADVLLIDYRLAPENSFPAQRDDAVAAYRWLLTSGYKAGNIVVAGESVGATLAIEIILNQLHLRGPLPAAVVAMSPITDFAGTGASLTANASEDPFMGKDEMTLMRNAFVRDRSLDDPDISPLYGNFSGFPPLLIQVGSRETLLDDSTRLADKVHQAGGSVNLEIWPGMIHQWQIFPFWLDDARKSNARVAEFAISHFADRPMQ; from the coding sequence ATGGCGCCGCAGACCAAGGCGTCGAGCGAGCAGGTGGAAAAGCTTATCGGCACATTGCGCGACAGCAACGCCATGTCGGGTCCGGATCTTGTGCAGCGGCGTGCTGGTTTCGAGAAGTTCATGGCATCGACGCCGGGCCCGGCGCGCGTGCAGATACGGCATGTCGATGCCAATGGTGTGGATGCCGATCTGATTTGGCCGGCGCGATTGCATCATCCGATCGGCCGGCGCGCCATTCTCTACCTGCATGGCGGTGGCTTTTACAGCGGCTCGCTCCGAACGCATATCAACATCGCGGGCGCGCTTGCCAAGGCGGCGTCGGCCGATGTCTTGCTGATCGATTATCGCCTCGCACCGGAGAATAGCTTTCCCGCGCAAAGAGACGATGCGGTTGCCGCCTATCGCTGGCTTCTGACCTCGGGATACAAGGCTGGCAACATCGTCGTAGCCGGTGAATCGGTGGGCGCAACCTTGGCCATCGAGATCATCCTCAATCAGCTTCATCTCAGGGGTCCGCTTCCCGCGGCGGTTGTCGCAATGAGCCCGATCACCGACTTTGCGGGAACAGGTGCCTCACTGACGGCCAATGCGTCCGAGGATCCGTTCATGGGCAAGGACGAGATGACCCTCATGCGCAATGCATTCGTTCGGGATCGATCCCTCGACGATCCGGACATATCGCCGCTCTATGGCAATTTCTCCGGCTTTCCGCCGCTGCTGATACAGGTCGGTTCGCGCGAGACGCTGCTCGACGACAGCACGAGGCTGGCGGACAAGGTGCATCAGGCAGGCGGCAGCGTGAATCTGGAAATCTGGCCGGGCATGATCCATCAGTGGCAGATTTTCCCCTTCTGGCTCGACGACGCGAGAAAGTCGAATGCGAGAGTTGCGGAATTCGCGATATCGCATTTTGCCGACAGGCCGATGCAGTAG
- a CDS encoding ROK family protein, whose amino-acid sequence MLSSSQQQLLQVISQSGPSSRTVLAASMGLSKAAMSGIARDLISLGVLRETETIYGQGRPSILLDLHPEGAFFVGISLLEDPAPLVLSDFNGNIVARQTMPLSRDPDVIAEMIADTLPKLLAEHKAAGRKLSGLGIALSGFVDEKQANCVKSTLLGWQDVPLAGIIRQKTGIDTFIENDAKAVAVSEKLFGSARDIQNFSVVSFDNGIGCAHFVGGKLYRGNHGGAGEIAHCTIEPNGPPCRCGKRGCLDTVASLKAIKEMAKAEGLICQTLNDLETEASLGNAAAIRILHRAGSALGLAIAHLIQFNDPGLILITHAEGRFDGLFGTVMRQTAEANVLPRYAGQTPIRAKRVDGDVWARGAASIAAHSFLIGPNPY is encoded by the coding sequence TTGCTCAGCTCTTCCCAGCAGCAGCTCTTGCAGGTCATCAGCCAGTCGGGTCCGTCGAGCCGCACGGTTCTCGCGGCATCCATGGGGCTGAGCAAGGCCGCCATGAGCGGGATTGCGCGCGATCTGATTTCTCTCGGCGTGTTGCGGGAGACGGAGACGATCTACGGCCAGGGCCGCCCGTCGATCCTGCTGGATCTGCATCCGGAGGGCGCCTTCTTCGTCGGCATTTCGCTGCTGGAAGATCCGGCACCCCTGGTGCTCAGCGATTTCAACGGCAATATCGTCGCGCGCCAGACCATGCCGCTGTCGCGCGATCCCGATGTCATCGCCGAGATGATCGCCGATACCCTGCCGAAACTGCTTGCCGAGCATAAAGCCGCCGGCAGGAAACTCTCCGGCCTCGGCATCGCGCTCTCGGGCTTTGTCGACGAAAAGCAGGCCAATTGCGTCAAATCCACACTGCTCGGATGGCAGGACGTGCCGCTTGCCGGCATCATCAGGCAGAAGACCGGCATCGACACCTTCATCGAGAACGACGCCAAGGCGGTCGCCGTCAGCGAGAAGCTGTTCGGCAGCGCCCGCGATATCCAGAATTTCAGCGTCGTCTCTTTCGACAACGGTATCGGCTGCGCCCATTTCGTCGGCGGAAAGCTCTATCGCGGCAACCATGGCGGCGCTGGCGAGATTGCCCATTGCACCATAGAGCCCAATGGTCCGCCCTGCCGCTGCGGCAAGCGCGGCTGCCTCGACACCGTGGCTTCGCTGAAGGCGATCAAGGAAATGGCGAAGGCGGAAGGTCTCATCTGCCAAACCCTCAACGATCTGGAGACGGAGGCTTCGCTCGGCAACGCCGCCGCGATCCGCATCCTGCATCGCGCCGGTAGCGCACTCGGGCTCGCGATTGCGCATCTCATCCAGTTCAACGACCCCGGCCTGATCCTGATTACCCATGCCGAGGGGCGCTTCGATGGCCTGTTCGGCACCGTCATGCGCCAGACAGCCGAGGCGAACGTATTGCCGCGCTATGCCGGCCAGACGCCGATCCGCGCGAAGCGCGTCGATGGCGATGTCTGGGCGCGGGGCGCCGCCAGCATTGCCGCCCATAGTTTCCTGATTGGTCCCAACCCGTATTGA
- a CDS encoding alpha/beta hydrolase gives MSSSTITTKDGTQIFYKDWGTGQPIVFHHGWPLSSDDWDAQMLFFLHQGYRVIAHDRRGHGRSSQTATGNEMDTYAADVAALAEHLDLKGAIHVGHSTGGGEVARYVGQYGGHGRVSKAVLIGAVPPIMVKSEKNPGGLPLEVFDGFRAALAANRAQFFRDVPAGPFYGFNRPGAAVSQGIIDNWWRQGMMGGTKAHYDCIKAFSETDFTEDLKKIEVPTLVMHGDDDQIVPIADSALLSSKLLKNGTLKVYKGFPHGMATTHADVINADLLAFFKA, from the coding sequence ATGAGCAGCAGCACGATCACCACCAAGGACGGCACGCAGATCTTCTATAAGGATTGGGGAACAGGCCAGCCGATCGTCTTCCATCATGGATGGCCCCTGAGCTCCGACGATTGGGACGCCCAGATGCTCTTCTTCCTCCATCAGGGCTACCGCGTCATCGCCCATGACCGTCGCGGCCACGGCCGCTCCAGCCAGACGGCAACCGGCAACGAGATGGATACCTACGCCGCCGACGTGGCCGCGCTTGCCGAGCATCTCGACCTCAAGGGCGCCATCCATGTCGGCCATTCCACAGGCGGCGGCGAAGTTGCCCGTTATGTGGGTCAGTATGGCGGCCATGGCCGTGTTTCGAAGGCCGTGCTGATCGGCGCCGTGCCGCCGATCATGGTCAAATCCGAAAAGAACCCCGGCGGCTTGCCGCTGGAAGTCTTCGATGGCTTCCGCGCCGCACTTGCAGCCAACCGCGCCCAGTTCTTCCGCGACGTTCCCGCGGGCCCGTTCTATGGCTTCAACCGCCCCGGCGCCGCCGTTTCGCAGGGCATCATCGACAATTGGTGGCGTCAAGGCATGATGGGCGGCACCAAGGCTCATTATGATTGCATCAAGGCCTTCTCCGAAACCGACTTCACCGAAGATCTGAAGAAGATCGAAGTCCCGACCCTCGTCATGCATGGCGACGACGACCAGATCGTACCGATCGCAGACTCGGCCCTTCTGTCCTCGAAGTTGCTGAAGAACGGCACGCTCAAGGTCTACAAGGGCTTCCCGCACGGCATGGCAACCACCCATGCCGATGTGATCAACGCCGACCTGCTGGCCTTCTTCAAAGCCTAG
- a CDS encoding MDR family MFS transporter, with product MSSTVDRSRRPLVIVSIMLATFMVAVEATIVATAMPRIVGQLGGFTYYSWVFSAFLLAQSTTTVIYGKLSDIFGRKPMLICGILIFLVGSTLAGFAWSMASLIVFRLLQGLGAGAIQPVTMTVVGDLYKLEERAKVQGALASVWAISAVIGPLAGGIIVDHLSWAWIFWINLPVGVLSIAGFMLFLHESVTPREAKIDYLGTILFSISIVSLLVILTETDAGFAVLFPLGIVFVVSGSLFLWQERRAPEPIISIALWSRRLIATSNAATLLAGMALIGLTTVLPIYVQGVLGRSPLEAGFTLTMLIVGWPLAVMLASRFFRTFGIRRTLRAGSLMFPFGSLFLLFLTPESSPVIAGIGSFLMGFGMGLISLTSVVLVQESVEWSMRGSATASIIFSRSLGNTLGATALGAIMNVGIAHYGSGELASRLHDILNQPTGLSDLVGDPAIRGVFDAALHWSFWGVVIVALTTCATIWFIPVAHDAGRGSSVSKTDAQDAVTH from the coding sequence ATGTCCAGCACGGTCGATCGCTCGAGACGCCCGTTGGTCATCGTCTCGATCATGCTGGCGACCTTCATGGTCGCCGTGGAAGCAACCATCGTCGCGACCGCCATGCCGCGCATCGTCGGCCAGCTCGGCGGTTTCACCTATTACAGCTGGGTCTTTTCCGCTTTTCTCCTGGCGCAGTCCACGACCACCGTCATCTATGGCAAGCTTTCCGATATTTTCGGACGCAAACCCATGCTCATCTGCGGCATCCTCATCTTCCTTGTGGGGTCGACGCTTGCGGGCTTTGCCTGGTCGATGGCTTCGCTCATCGTCTTCAGGCTGCTGCAGGGGCTCGGCGCCGGTGCGATCCAGCCTGTCACGATGACGGTGGTGGGCGATCTCTACAAGCTGGAAGAGCGTGCGAAAGTGCAGGGCGCGCTTGCCAGCGTCTGGGCGATATCCGCCGTCATCGGCCCGCTTGCCGGCGGCATCATCGTCGACCATCTCTCCTGGGCCTGGATTTTCTGGATCAACCTGCCGGTCGGCGTGCTCTCCATCGCCGGTTTCATGCTCTTCCTGCACGAGTCGGTCACACCACGCGAGGCGAAGATCGACTATCTCGGTACGATCCTGTTTTCGATATCGATCGTGTCCCTGCTCGTCATCCTGACGGAGACAGATGCCGGATTTGCAGTTCTCTTTCCCCTCGGTATCGTCTTCGTCGTCTCCGGCAGCCTGTTCCTGTGGCAGGAGCGGCGGGCGCCGGAGCCGATCATCTCGATCGCTCTCTGGAGCCGGCGGCTGATTGCGACCAGCAATGCCGCCACGCTGCTTGCCGGCATGGCGCTCATCGGCCTGACAACGGTCCTGCCGATCTATGTGCAGGGCGTCCTCGGCCGCTCGCCGCTCGAAGCCGGCTTCACGCTGACGATGCTGATCGTCGGCTGGCCGCTTGCGGTGATGCTTGCAAGCCGCTTCTTCCGCACCTTCGGCATCCGCAGGACTCTCCGCGCCGGCAGCCTCATGTTCCCCTTCGGCTCGCTCTTCCTCCTGTTCCTGACGCCGGAGAGCAGTCCGGTGATTGCGGGGATCGGCTCTTTCCTGATGGGCTTCGGCATGGGTCTCATCAGCCTCACCAGCGTCGTGCTGGTGCAGGAAAGCGTCGAATGGTCGATGCGCGGCAGCGCCACCGCGTCGATCATCTTCTCGCGCAGCCTCGGCAACACGCTTGGCGCAACCGCGCTCGGCGCGATCATGAATGTCGGTATCGCGCATTACGGCAGCGGCGAACTGGCAAGTAGGCTTCACGATATCCTGAACCAACCGACCGGCCTTTCCGATCTCGTCGGCGATCCGGCGATCAGAGGCGTTTTCGATGCGGCGCTGCACTGGAGCTTTTGGGGTGTCGTCATCGTCGCCTTGACGACCTGCGCGACCATCTGGTTCATCCCGGTCGCCCATGATGCCGGTCGCGGATCGTCTGTGTCGAAGACGGATGCCCAGGATGCTGTGACCCACTAG
- a CDS encoding cation:proton antiporter produces the protein MPHDVALIALIAAGFVFAAIFGYLADRLHLPPLVGYLVAGVIIGSSTPGFVADVSLASQLAEIGVILLMFGVGLHFSAADLLAVRGVAIPGAIGQIAIATLLGVGLTSLWGWSVGAGVVFGLSLAVASTVVLLKALEERNLVSSTNGRVAVGWLIVEDLAMVLALVLLPAFAGVLGGHADAGEHAASSSIWLTIGMTLLKVAAFTAVAIFIGPRVVPWLLTSVARTGSRELFTLSVLAIALGIAFGAAEIFGVSFALGAFFAGLVMSESHLSHRAAADSLPLQNAFSVLFFVSVGMLFDPSVLIREPLMIIGVLALIMLGKSLIAFGVVLLLRYPASIGFAVAAGLAQIGEFSFILAGLGVSLGLLTREGQDLILAGAILSITLNPLAFYATEKLEKWTFARWPFLANKYGMPKLDGLRRQLTVINKQREERDRQHHLEIEQLIETFPMFAELDDNEHEELLLLFRPRSASPGDRVIRTGDRGDSMFFIASGAVEVQVEDDEIRLGAGAFFGEMALLTGARRTADVVAVDFCQLFVLDRRDFNLFMSRHPQLRAAVSRMARERQESNVSRQRRDQPLDAG, from the coding sequence GTGCCGCACGACGTTGCATTGATCGCATTGATTGCCGCGGGCTTCGTGTTTGCGGCCATTTTCGGCTATCTGGCCGACAGGCTGCATCTGCCGCCATTGGTCGGCTATCTGGTGGCCGGCGTCATCATAGGCTCGTCGACCCCGGGCTTTGTCGCCGATGTTTCGCTGGCATCGCAATTGGCCGAGATCGGCGTCATCCTACTGATGTTCGGCGTCGGTCTGCACTTTTCCGCCGCCGACCTTTTGGCGGTGCGCGGCGTCGCCATTCCCGGCGCCATCGGCCAGATCGCAATCGCGACCCTGCTGGGCGTGGGCTTGACGTCGCTATGGGGTTGGAGTGTCGGCGCTGGGGTGGTTTTCGGCTTGAGCCTTGCCGTCGCCAGTACCGTCGTGCTTTTGAAGGCGCTGGAAGAGCGCAATCTGGTCAGTTCGACCAATGGCCGCGTTGCCGTCGGCTGGCTGATCGTCGAAGATCTGGCCATGGTGCTCGCACTCGTCCTCCTACCCGCCTTTGCCGGTGTCCTGGGCGGCCATGCGGATGCCGGTGAGCATGCCGCTTCCAGCTCGATCTGGCTGACGATCGGCATGACGCTCCTCAAGGTGGCCGCCTTCACAGCCGTTGCGATCTTCATCGGGCCGCGTGTCGTGCCCTGGCTTTTGACCTCGGTCGCCCGCACGGGCTCTCGCGAGCTCTTCACGCTGTCGGTTCTGGCAATCGCGCTCGGCATCGCCTTCGGCGCGGCGGAGATCTTCGGCGTGTCCTTTGCGCTGGGTGCCTTCTTTGCCGGCCTCGTGATGAGTGAATCGCATCTCAGCCATAGGGCAGCAGCCGACTCCCTGCCATTGCAGAATGCCTTTTCGGTCCTGTTCTTCGTGTCCGTCGGCATGCTTTTCGATCCCTCGGTCCTGATCCGTGAACCGCTGATGATCATTGGCGTGCTGGCGTTGATCATGCTGGGCAAGTCGCTGATCGCCTTCGGCGTCGTGCTGTTGCTGCGCTATCCCGCCAGCATCGGCTTTGCGGTTGCGGCAGGTCTGGCGCAAATCGGCGAATTCTCCTTCATTCTGGCCGGGCTCGGCGTATCTTTGGGGTTGCTGACGCGGGAAGGGCAGGATCTCATCCTTGCCGGAGCGATCCTTTCGATCACGCTCAATCCGCTGGCCTTCTACGCCACGGAGAAGCTGGAAAAGTGGACCTTTGCCCGCTGGCCGTTCCTGGCGAATAAATACGGCATGCCCAAGCTGGACGGCCTGCGGCGTCAGTTGACCGTGATCAACAAGCAGCGCGAGGAGCGCGATCGCCAGCACCATCTCGAGATCGAGCAGCTCATCGAAACCTTCCCGATGTTTGCCGAACTTGATGATAACGAGCATGAAGAGCTGCTGCTGCTCTTCCGGCCGCGATCGGCCTCGCCGGGTGACCGCGTCATCCGAACCGGGGATCGCGGCGACAGCATGTTCTTCATCGCCTCCGGCGCCGTCGAGGTGCAGGTGGAGGATGACGAGATCCGGCTCGGCGCCGGCGCCTTCTTTGGCGAAATGGCACTGCTGACGGGCGCGCGCCGCACGGCCGATGTCGTCGCTGTCGATTTCTGTCAGCTCTTCGTGCTGGATCGCCGCGACTTCAATCTCTTCATGTCGCGGCATCCGCAATTGCGCGCCGCCGTCAGCCGCATGGCGCGGGAACGGCAGGAGAGCAACGTGTCGCGCCAGCGGCGCGACCAGCCGCTGGATGCAGGCTGA
- a CDS encoding FadR/GntR family transcriptional regulator: MKPGHDALTSPAKPESKLTVTQSPFDAFVRKYGTIPRRGVFGYFVHELGRRIVRSDYPVGTTLPNEPDLVEQFGISRTVIREAMKCLAGKGLVEIKTRVGTRVKERSNWHHLDTDVMVWYYETGPSVEIMRSIKDLRLALEPEATARAALRRSESDIAAISSAYEEMVSTIGDVNSNADADLRFHTAIFAATHNMIYSQLIDLIAVGIYANRTLSGQEDIAEGQRRALPLHKAILDAIVAQDRDAAIKASRNLLDAWLARDYGF; encoded by the coding sequence ATGAAACCTGGCCACGACGCACTGACCTCTCCGGCCAAGCCGGAGTCGAAACTGACCGTAACACAATCGCCTTTCGACGCCTTTGTGCGAAAATACGGTACCATCCCGCGGCGCGGCGTCTTCGGCTATTTCGTTCATGAACTCGGCCGCCGCATCGTTCGCAGCGACTATCCTGTCGGCACGACACTGCCTAACGAACCGGACCTCGTCGAACAGTTCGGCATCAGCCGCACCGTCATTCGCGAAGCAATGAAATGCCTTGCCGGCAAAGGGCTGGTGGAGATCAAGACCCGCGTCGGCACGCGCGTCAAGGAGCGCTCCAACTGGCATCACCTCGATACCGATGTCATGGTCTGGTATTACGAGACCGGCCCGTCGGTCGAAATCATGCGTTCTATCAAGGACTTGCGGTTGGCGCTTGAGCCGGAAGCCACCGCACGCGCGGCGCTCCGCCGCAGCGAGAGCGACATTGCGGCCATCAGCTCCGCTTATGAGGAAATGGTTTCCACCATCGGCGACGTCAACAGCAATGCCGATGCCGATCTGCGCTTCCATACGGCGATCTTCGCCGCCACGCACAACATGATCTATTCGCAGCTGATCGACCTGATCGCCGTCGGTATCTACGCCAATCGCACGCTTTCCGGCCAGGAAGACATAGCCGAGGGCCAACGGCGCGCGCTGCCCCTTCACAAGGCCATCCTCGACGCCATCGTCGCGCAGGATAGGGACGCCGCAATCAAGGCATCGCGAAACCTGCTGGATGCATGGCTTGCCCGCGACTACGGCTTCTGA
- a CDS encoding NAD(P)-dependent alcohol dehydrogenase — MSKMRALVLERQHELAIRDIDLPQEVGPAEVKIKIHTVGVCGSDVHYYTHGKIGPFVVNAPMVLGHEAAGTVVEVGAGVTHLKVGDRVCMEPGIPDANSKASRLGMYNVDPAVTFWATPPIHGVLTPFVVHPANYTFKLPDNVSFAEGAMVEPFAVGMQAATKARITPGDTVVVLGAGPIGIMVAVAALAGGCARAIVADLAQPKLDIAAQYQGVIPVNIREKNLVEEVNRLTDGWGADVVFECSGSPKAWETVMTLPRPGGVIVAVGLPVNPVGFDVSTASTKEIRIETIFRYAHQYERSIALIASGRVDLKPLISETFDFEDSIKAFDRAVEARPTDVKLQIVLDQ, encoded by the coding sequence ATGAGCAAGATGCGTGCCCTGGTTTTGGAGCGTCAGCATGAATTGGCGATCCGCGATATCGATCTGCCGCAGGAGGTTGGGCCGGCCGAAGTGAAGATCAAGATCCATACGGTCGGCGTCTGCGGCTCCGACGTGCACTACTATACGCATGGCAAGATCGGCCCCTTCGTCGTCAACGCGCCGATGGTGCTCGGCCATGAGGCGGCAGGCACGGTGGTTGAAGTCGGCGCCGGCGTCACGCATCTGAAAGTCGGCGATCGGGTCTGCATGGAGCCCGGCATTCCCGATGCCAACTCCAAGGCGAGCCGCCTCGGCATGTACAATGTCGATCCCGCCGTCACCTTTTGGGCGACGCCGCCGATCCATGGCGTTCTCACGCCCTTCGTCGTTCATCCGGCCAATTACACTTTCAAGCTGCCCGACAATGTCAGCTTTGCGGAGGGGGCGATGGTCGAGCCGTTCGCCGTCGGCATGCAGGCCGCAACCAAGGCCCGCATCACGCCCGGCGACACCGTCGTCGTGCTCGGTGCCGGTCCCATCGGCATCATGGTGGCGGTTGCTGCCCTTGCCGGCGGTTGCGCGCGGGCGATCGTTGCCGATCTTGCCCAGCCGAAGCTCGATATCGCCGCGCAGTATCAGGGTGTCATTCCGGTCAACATTCGCGAAAAGAACCTGGTGGAAGAGGTCAACCGGCTCACGGACGGCTGGGGCGCGGATGTCGTCTTCGAATGCTCGGGTTCGCCGAAGGCCTGGGAAACCGTCATGACGCTGCCGCGTCCCGGCGGCGTCATCGTTGCCGTCGGCCTTCCCGTCAATCCGGTCGGCTTCGACGTTTCGACGGCATCGACCAAGGAAATTCGCATCGAGACGATCTTCCGCTATGCGCACCAGTACGAGCGTTCCATCGCGCTGATCGCATCCGGCCGCGTCGATCTGAAGCCGCTGATTTCGGAGACCTTTGACTTCGAGGACTCCATCAAGGCCTTCGATCGCGCGGTCGAAGCCCGACCGACGGATGTGAAGCTGCAGATCGTTCTGGATCAATAA
- a CDS encoding MFS transporter gives MNDMSRPGQREGERKAGSRSLSLALLVAGAFFMENLDGTVIATALPQMAVSFGARPVDLNIGMSAYLLTLGVFIPISGWISDRFGARLVFTTAVVIFTLASVLCGFADGVGSFVAMRILQGIGGAMMVPVGRLVVLNNTPKDKLISAIATITWPALVAPVLGPPLGGFITDHASWRWIFFLNLPLGILAFVFSLILIPETKSTARPPFDWIGFIVSGIGLASLMYGLELIGRPDPVWLEAWAYVAAGFMLLAVAVFHFLRTEHPLIDLSGLRLPTFAVTISGGSLFRTAIGAVPFLLPLMFQVGFGLSAFHAGMLTLAVFAGNLAMKPATTPILRRFGFKPVLIVNGILNAIFIAACALFSPDTPLWFILPVLFIGGMCRSMHFTALNTIAFADVPPQQMTGANTLFSTVFQLTMGMGIAVGAIGIRIGQAISAPLGASGIVAIEFRLAFVMLGIIALLAVLDCLPLDRGAGDNVSRKPKLARKAA, from the coding sequence ATGAATGACATGTCCAGGCCCGGGCAGAGGGAGGGCGAGCGGAAGGCTGGCTCCCGCTCGCTGTCGTTGGCATTGCTCGTGGCCGGTGCCTTCTTCATGGAAAATCTGGATGGCACTGTCATCGCCACCGCGCTGCCGCAGATGGCCGTTTCCTTCGGCGCTCGCCCGGTCGATCTCAATATCGGCATGAGCGCCTATCTGCTGACGCTCGGCGTTTTCATTCCCATCAGCGGCTGGATCAGCGATCGCTTCGGCGCACGCCTGGTATTCACCACGGCTGTCGTCATTTTCACGCTCGCGTCCGTCCTCTGCGGCTTTGCCGATGGAGTCGGCTCCTTCGTCGCCATGCGTATCCTGCAGGGCATCGGCGGGGCGATGATGGTGCCGGTGGGCAGATTGGTCGTCTTGAACAACACGCCGAAGGACAAGCTGATTTCGGCCATAGCAACGATTACCTGGCCGGCACTGGTGGCGCCTGTCCTTGGACCGCCGCTCGGCGGCTTCATCACCGACCATGCGAGCTGGCGCTGGATCTTTTTCCTCAATCTGCCGCTCGGTATTCTGGCGTTCGTCTTCTCGCTCATCCTCATTCCCGAAACCAAGAGCACGGCGCGTCCGCCTTTCGATTGGATCGGCTTCATCGTCAGCGGCATCGGCCTGGCAAGCCTCATGTACGGGCTGGAGCTGATCGGACGCCCCGATCCGGTATGGTTGGAAGCATGGGCCTATGTGGCCGCCGGCTTCATGCTACTTGCCGTTGCCGTGTTTCATTTTCTCCGGACGGAGCACCCGCTCATCGATCTCTCCGGGCTGAGACTGCCGACCTTCGCCGTCACCATTTCCGGCGGATCGCTGTTCCGCACGGCTATCGGTGCCGTTCCCTTCCTGCTGCCGCTGATGTTCCAGGTCGGCTTCGGGCTCAGCGCCTTTCATGCCGGCATGCTGACCTTAGCCGTTTTTGCCGGCAATCTGGCGATGAAGCCGGCGACGACGCCCATCCTGCGCCGCTTCGGCTTCAAGCCGGTGCTGATCGTCAACGGCATCCTCAATGCCATCTTCATCGCAGCCTGCGCGCTATTTTCGCCCGACACGCCTCTCTGGTTCATCTTGCCGGTGCTGTTCATCGGCGGCATGTGCCGCTCGATGCATTTCACCGCGCTGAATACGATCGCTTTTGCCGATGTTCCGCCCCAGCAGATGACCGGCGCCAATACGCTGTTCAGCACGGTCTTTCAGCTGACCATGGGCATGGGCATCGCCGTCGGCGCCATCGGCATCCGCATCGGCCAGGCGATCAGCGCGCCGCTTGGCGCAAGCGGCATCGTTGCCATCGAATTTCGCCTGGCTTTCGTCATGCTGGGTATCATTGCGCTGCTTGCCGTGCTGGACTGCCTGCCGCTGGACCGCGGGGCGGGCGACAATGTCTCGCGCAAGCCGAAGCTGGCGAGGAAGGCGGCGTGA
- a CDS encoding acetamidase/formamidase family protein, with product MATHRFAPTHYHNVIGSLPPALHIADGDTVITETLDAAGYDKHDINRISGPNPMNGPIFVEGAEPGDSLKVEILTMVPTRDTGFTRSVVASNVVDPRDVRALPAGEKVIWQIDREALTARLAEPVAGLETLTLPLSPMIGCFGVAPSLGQAISTATSGEFGGNMDYRLLGPGTTIWFPVSAPGALFFLGDCHAVQGDGEIVGTGIETTFEVTVRLSVEKKKTIVWPRGETAEDIFTIGNARPLDQALQHATSEMLRWLGSDYGLDKTAASHLLGQVVRYDVGNVFDPAYTMACRVSKNWLKRR from the coding sequence ATGGCAACACACCGTTTCGCCCCCACCCACTATCACAATGTCATCGGCTCGCTGCCGCCGGCCCTGCACATCGCCGACGGCGATACCGTCATCACCGAAACGCTCGATGCCGCCGGCTATGACAAGCACGACATCAACCGCATCTCAGGTCCCAATCCGATGAACGGGCCGATCTTCGTCGAAGGCGCGGAACCGGGCGATTCCCTCAAGGTCGAGATCCTGACTATGGTGCCGACGCGCGATACCGGCTTCACCCGCAGCGTGGTCGCGAGCAATGTCGTCGACCCGCGCGACGTCCGCGCCCTGCCGGCGGGCGAAAAGGTGATCTGGCAGATCGATCGCGAAGCCCTGACAGCGCGGCTGGCCGAGCCCGTTGCCGGCCTCGAAACCCTTACTCTGCCGCTGTCGCCGATGATCGGCTGCTTCGGGGTCGCGCCGTCGCTCGGCCAGGCCATATCGACCGCCACCAGCGGCGAGTTCGGCGGCAACATGGACTATCGCCTGCTTGGGCCGGGCACGACCATCTGGTTTCCGGTCTCGGCGCCGGGTGCGCTGTTCTTTCTGGGCGATTGTCATGCGGTGCAAGGCGACGGAGAGATCGTCGGCACCGGGATCGAAACCACCTTCGAGGTGACGGTACGCCTGAGCGTGGAAAAGAAAAAGACGATCGTCTGGCCGCGCGGCGAGACGGCGGAGGATATCTTCACCATCGGCAATGCCCGACCGCTCGACCAGGCCCTGCAGCATGCCACCAGCGAAATGCTGCGCTGGCTCGGCTCCGATTATGGCCTCGACAAGACGGCGGCAAGCCACCTTCTCGGCCAGGTGGTGCGCTATGATGTCGGTAACGTCTTCGACCCCGCCTATACGATGGCCTGCCGCGTTTCGAAAAACTGGCTGAAGCGCCGATAA